One Notolabrus celidotus isolate fNotCel1 chromosome 16, fNotCel1.pri, whole genome shotgun sequence DNA window includes the following coding sequences:
- the LOC117828506 gene encoding CMP-N-acetylneuraminate-beta-galactosamide-alpha-2,3-sialyltransferase 1-like translates to MNPKVKVLLFLLCLTGIFVFMREYVKQPPLLPDDCTCVCEKGDSGLMSGPDQGWFATRFNKNMQPFLSANYSLPEEAFNWWKFLQYEKRSYKVYEATMKGLLEMFPSTPNLPKPSPNHNHYRTCAVMGNSGNLRGSRYGPLIDANEVILRMNTGRVEGYEADVGHRTTHRIMYPESALDLEDNTHLVLFPFKIQDLEWLVKALSTGFSGTSYMPVKSKIKANKDLVMVINPAFMKYVHETWLGKKGRYPSTGFIALLMALHICDEVNVFGFGADKDGNWSHYWEALTNKRLKTGVHPGTQEYDIILALAKQLKIKFYRGW, encoded by the exons ATGAATCCGAAAGTGAAGGtactcctcttcctgctctgtttgaccGGCATCTTTGTCTTCATGAGAGAGTATGTGAAGCAGCCCCCCCTGCTGCCGGACGACTGCACCTGTGTATGTGAGAAAGGAGATTCCGGACTCATGAGCGGTCCTGATCAGGGGTGGTTTGCAACGCGTTTCAACAAAAATATGCAACCGTTTTTGTCTGCAAATTACAGTCTGCCAGAGGAGGCGTTCAACTGGTGGAAG TTCTTACAGTATGAAAAACGCAGCTATAAAGTCTACGAAGCGACAATGAAGGGGCTGTTGGAGATGTTCCCATCCACTCCTAATCTCCCAAAACCCAGCCCCAACCACAACCACTACAGGACCTGTGCTGTGATGGGGAACTCTGGTAATCTGAGGGGGTCACGTTATGGACCTCTGATTGATGCCAATGAAGTCATCTTAAG AATGAACACTGGTCGAGTCGAAGGCTATGAGGCAGACGTTGGGCACAGAACAACTCATCGCATCATGTATCCTGAGAGTGCCTTGGATTTGGAGGACAACACTCACCTCGTGCTGTTTCCATTCAAGATACAAGATCTGGAGTGGCTTGTAAAGGCCCTCAGCACAGGATTCTCTGGAAC CTCATATATGCCAGTAAAATCCAAGATCAAAGCTAACAAGGATTTG GTGATGGTGATCAATCCGGCCTTCATGAAGTACGTTCATGAAACATGGCTGGGAAAGAAGGGCAGGTATCCCTCCACTGGATTCATTGCTTTGCTTATGGCCCTGCATATTTGTGATGAG GTCAACGTGTTTGGTTTTGGAGCTGACAAAGATGGAAACTGGAGTCATTACTGGGAAGCACTCACCAACAAAAGGTTAAAAACTGGAGTACATCCTGGGACTCAGGAGTATGACATCATCCTTGCACTCGCCAAACAACTTAAAATCAAGTTCTATAGAGGGTGGTGA